The following are from one region of the Primulina eburnea isolate SZY01 chromosome 17, ASM2296580v1, whole genome shotgun sequence genome:
- the LOC140818511 gene encoding homeobox-leucine zipper protein ATHB-22-like codes for MNWNGNFQVPFVPRVPDPSSLSFLYSYNYNHYPAGLEMKQQSMQATQHAMLPALMDNKSCNGNSNYGQDPKKKRLNKDQLDSLENSFQEEIKLDPDRKMKLANDLGLQPRQIAVWFQNRTARWKVKQLERLYDSLKQEFDHVSREKHKLQQEVFSLRAILKDQVVKNQVSTAFTEVSGDETVESTSIPGSDKPPGHINQIPECSYAINMDDYNPVMMGAAYWADMPSCS; via the exons ATGAATTGGAATGGCAATTTTCAAGTGCCTTTCGTTCCTCGTGTGCCCGATCCTAGCTCTTTAAGCTTCCTCTACAGCTACAACTACAATCATTACCCTGCAG GTCTAGAAATGAAGCAGCAATCGATGCAGGCGACGCAACATGCTATGCTTCCAGCATTGATGGATAACAAGAGCTGCAACGGCAACAGTAACTACGGGCAAGATCCAAAGAAGAAAAGATTGAACAAGGATCAGTTGGATTCGCTGGAGAACAGTTTTCAGGAAGAGATAAAGTTAGACCCCGACAGGAAAATGAAGCTGGCTAATGATCTGGGGCTGCAGCCTCGGCAGATTGCTGTTTGGTTCCAGAACAGAACGGCTCGATGGAAGGTCAAGCAGCTCGAGCGATTGTACGATTCGCTTAAACAAGAATTCGATCATGTTTCCAGGGAGAAACATAAGCTTCAACAAGAG GTCTTCTCACTAAGAGCAATACTAAAGGATCAAGTGGTTAAGAATCAAGTCTCCACAGCCTTTACAGAAGTTTCCGGCGACGAAACCGTCGAGAGCACATCGATTCCGGGTTCTGACAAGCCCCCTGGACACATTAACCAAATCCCAGAATGCAGCTATGCTATAAATATGGATGACTACAATCCAGTTATGATGGGTGCTGCATACTGGGCCGATATGCCTTCGTGTTCTTGA